The proteins below come from a single uncultured Carboxylicivirga sp. genomic window:
- a CDS encoding adenylate/guanylate cyclase domain-containing protein — MFSFDKFKIKIYLVYRAFFYHLFFWIASFSLFVFISGIDSIYINYFDILLKDDIYGNTFLLSLFLAVLFASLDAMFSDVILRNSPIRFLISLRFVLYFLLGYTIVFFSENKQLQWGDLIDYHGLIKIMPPLSLTHIRFLIWFYISCLLNSLLRSVLHKVGIDNFMRWALGMMNKPRAEKRIFMFIDMKSSVTIAENLKHKHFSHLVQDVFADLAIVENYHGEIYQYLGDGAIVSWSLKKGLRNNNCLKSFYAFQKVIKRKWRIYDFRYGMVPEFKAGIHIGEIMVLQVGRRKRDISYNGDTLNTTARIESMCNVCKESLLISGVLYESLKERDGFNFKEIDGQKVKLKGKRQAVQIYGVKQKSKTKKKKRKKA; from the coding sequence ATGTTTTCCTTTGATAAGTTCAAGATTAAAATATATCTGGTATACAGAGCATTCTTTTACCATTTGTTTTTTTGGATTGCCTCCTTTTCTTTATTTGTATTTATTTCGGGTATTGATTCTATTTATATCAATTATTTTGATATTCTTCTTAAAGATGATATTTACGGAAATACTTTTTTACTAAGTCTTTTCCTAGCTGTGTTATTTGCTTCTCTGGATGCAATGTTTTCAGATGTGATTCTGAGGAATTCACCTATAAGATTTCTAATTTCCTTACGTTTTGTTTTGTATTTTTTACTAGGGTATACAATTGTTTTTTTCTCTGAGAATAAGCAATTACAATGGGGCGATTTAATTGATTACCATGGTTTGATTAAGATAATGCCTCCTTTGTCATTAACGCATATCCGTTTTTTAATCTGGTTTTATATTTCATGTTTATTAAATAGTTTATTACGAAGTGTACTGCATAAGGTTGGCATCGATAATTTTATGCGATGGGCCTTGGGTATGATGAACAAACCAAGGGCCGAGAAGCGAATTTTTATGTTTATTGATATGAAATCTTCAGTTACGATTGCTGAAAATTTGAAGCACAAACACTTTAGCCATTTGGTACAGGATGTGTTCGCTGATTTAGCAATTGTTGAAAACTATCATGGAGAGATTTATCAGTATTTAGGAGATGGTGCTATTGTATCATGGAGCCTAAAGAAAGGCCTTAGAAATAATAACTGTCTTAAATCTTTTTATGCTTTTCAGAAAGTGATTAAACGAAAGTGGCGAATTTATGATTTTCGTTATGGGATGGTACCTGAGTTTAAGGCTGGGATTCATATTGGCGAAATTATGGTACTTCAGGTTGGACGACGTAAAAGAGATATTTCTTACAATGGTGATACTTTAAATACGACTGCGCGTATTGAATCAATGTGTAATGTTTGTAAAGAAAGTCTTTTGATATCGGGTGTATTATACGAATCGCTAAAAGAACGAGATGGTTTTAATTTTAAAGAAATAGACGGACAAAAAGTAAAACTGAAAGGGAAGCGCCAAGCTGTGCAAATCTATGGTGTAAAGCAAAAAAGTAAGACGAAGAAAAAGAAACGAAAAAAGGCCTGA
- the hflX gene encoding GTPase HflX translates to MIENLSTQQELERVVLVSVKTPEVTEQQVTEYLDELAFLAETAGAEPVKRFTQNLAMPDPKTFVGSGKLQEIVDYMKVHEVKTIIFDDELTPSQLRNLENSLKVLVLDRTNLILDIFARRARTAHAKTQVELAQYQYLLPRLTRMWTHLERQRGGIGMRGPGEKEIETDRRIIRDKIAKLKVDLKKIDQQMFTQRQNRGKLVRVALVGYTNVGKSTLMNVLSKSEVFAENKLFATLDTTVRKVVVDNIPFLLADTVGFIRKLPHHLVESFKSTLDEVREADVLMHIVDVSHPGFEQQIEVVTQTLNEIDKREKPTILVFNKVDAYSYIPKEEDDLTPKTKINFSLDELKETWMGKQDNCIFISAKNKVNFIEFKKVLYDAVKEIHTKRFPFNDYLYNTYEDENEVE, encoded by the coding sequence ATGATTGAAAATCTGTCGACTCAGCAGGAATTAGAGAGAGTAGTGCTGGTTAGTGTGAAAACACCCGAGGTAACCGAGCAACAAGTAACCGAATATTTGGATGAACTGGCGTTTCTGGCCGAAACTGCAGGAGCAGAACCGGTAAAGCGTTTTACGCAAAACTTGGCAATGCCCGATCCAAAAACATTTGTGGGAAGTGGAAAACTTCAGGAGATAGTTGATTATATGAAAGTGCACGAGGTGAAGACAATCATTTTTGATGATGAATTAACGCCTTCGCAACTTCGTAACCTTGAAAATAGTTTGAAAGTATTGGTATTGGATCGTACCAATCTTATACTTGATATATTTGCCCGACGTGCCCGAACAGCTCATGCTAAAACGCAGGTAGAGTTGGCACAATATCAATATTTACTTCCGCGATTAACTCGAATGTGGACTCACTTAGAGCGTCAGCGTGGTGGTATAGGTATGCGTGGACCTGGTGAAAAGGAGATTGAAACAGACCGTCGTATTATCAGAGATAAAATAGCAAAACTAAAGGTTGATCTGAAAAAGATAGATCAACAGATGTTTACTCAACGTCAAAACCGAGGGAAGCTGGTAAGAGTAGCTCTAGTAGGATATACCAATGTGGGTAAAAGTACCTTGATGAATGTTTTAAGTAAATCGGAAGTGTTTGCTGAGAATAAGTTATTCGCCACTTTGGATACTACAGTGCGTAAAGTTGTGGTTGATAATATTCCATTTTTGTTAGCCGATACGGTTGGATTTATTCGTAAGCTGCCTCATCACTTGGTAGAGTCGTTTAAATCAACCTTGGATGAGGTACGCGAGGCTGATGTATTGATGCATATTGTAGATGTATCTCACCCTGGATTCGAACAACAAATTGAAGTGGTTACACAAACTCTTAATGAGATTGATAAACGTGAAAAACCAACCATTTTAGTTTTCAATAAGGTAGATGCCTATTCATATATTCCTAAAGAAGAGGATGACTTAACACCTAAAACAAAGATTAACTTTTCGTTGGATGAATTGAAAGAAACCTGGATGGGAAAACAAGATAATTGCATTTTTATTTCAGCCAAAAACAAGGTTAATTTTATTGAGTTCAAAAAGGTATTATATGATGCTGTAAAGGAAATTCACACAAAACGATTTCCTTTTAATGATTATTTATATAATACTTATGAAGATGAAAACGAAGTAGAATAG
- a CDS encoding tyrosine-type recombinase/integrase, translating into MSIKGSTTTASYMDFDKLINLGFRIIKNESNFKIGLIILVGANTGLRASDILSLRHFHLNNTTGQFSIREKKTGKKRIITINDHLKRAYSIFLSRCETPIDDDDFLFVSQKNTVYTVRSINRLLKEVIPNKKGLNVSSHLLRKSFGRAVWEKFGESEKSLIYLSEIFNHSSISLTRRYLGIRQSEISNIYTNL; encoded by the coding sequence ATGAGTATTAAGGGTTCTACTACAACAGCATCATATATGGATTTCGATAAGCTTATAAATTTAGGATTTCGAATAATTAAAAATGAATCTAATTTTAAAATTGGCCTTATAATATTAGTAGGCGCAAATACTGGGTTGAGAGCATCAGATATACTGTCCCTTAGGCATTTTCACCTAAATAACACCACAGGTCAATTTTCGATTAGAGAGAAAAAAACAGGCAAGAAAAGAATCATAACGATAAATGACCATTTGAAGAGGGCTTATAGCATATTTTTAAGTCGTTGTGAAACACCAATAGATGATGACGACTTCTTGTTTGTTAGCCAAAAAAATACCGTATATACGGTTCGTTCTATAAATAGATTATTAAAAGAGGTTATACCAAATAAAAAGGGGCTTAATGTATCAAGCCATCTGCTACGTAAAAGTTTCGGTCGTGCTGTGTGGGAAAAGTTTGGTGAATCTGAAAAGAGCCTTATTTATTTATCCGAAATATTCAACCACTCTTCTATATCCCTGACAAGGAGGTATTTAGGTATTCGTCAATCTGAAATTAGTAATATATACACAAATTTATAG
- a CDS encoding energy transducer TonB, which yields MQIGLVVTLALVLIAFEWTSTDVDVSQFEMAEDLEAEEEIMPITRQEEVKPPPPPPPPKVTDVLNIVEDDVELDEELDIEDTEMEEDTEVDFSDLAMDEEEAEDAPVFFIVEEMPEFPGGEEALRKFIAQSVKYPVIAQENGIQGRVYVSFVVNTKGAVTDVKIARGVDPNLDKEAIRVVNSMPAWKPGKQRGKAVKVSYTVPINFVLQ from the coding sequence ATGCAGATTGGCTTGGTGGTTACTCTGGCACTCGTATTGATTGCTTTTGAGTGGACATCAACTGATGTGGACGTCTCTCAGTTTGAGATGGCTGAAGACCTTGAAGCCGAGGAGGAAATTATGCCTATTACAAGGCAAGAGGAAGTGAAACCACCACCACCACCACCACCACCAAAAGTGACTGATGTATTGAACATCGTTGAGGATGATGTGGAGTTGGATGAGGAGTTAGACATTGAAGATACAGAAATGGAGGAAGATACAGAAGTTGATTTCTCTGATCTGGCAATGGATGAAGAGGAAGCAGAAGATGCGCCTGTATTCTTCATTGTAGAAGAGATGCCTGAATTCCCTGGAGGTGAAGAAGCATTACGTAAGTTTATTGCTCAATCAGTTAAGTATCCTGTAATTGCTCAGGAGAATGGTATTCAAGGGCGCGTTTACGTTTCTTTCGTTGTGAACACAAAAGGTGCTGTAACAGATGTTAAAATTGCACGTGGAGTGGATCCAAACTTGGATAAAGAAGCAATTCGCGTAGTAAACTCGATGCCGGCTTGGAAACCTGGTAAGCAAAGGGGTAAAGCAGTAAAAGTTTCTTATACTGTACCTATCAACTTTGTATTGCAATAG
- a CDS encoding aspartate-semialdehyde dehydrogenase yields MKVAIVGASGAVGQEFLKVLEERNFPLDELVLFGSSRSAGKTYTFKGKTLTVKELKHNDDFKGIDIALTSAGGGTSKDFAETITKHGTIMIDNSSAFRMDDDVPLVVPEVNAEDCKNAPRNIIANPNCTTIQMVVALKPINEISHIKQVHVSTYQASSGAGASGMAELENQIKAIVEGKNIDVSAFQYQLAMNLIPQVDVFTDNNYTKEEMKMFNETRKIMHSDIRVSATCVRVPILRAHSESIWLETENAIAPEQAQEAFRNADGVILMDEPQEKQYPMPLFLAGKDEVFVGRVRADLANPNGLAFWCVSDQIKKGAALNAVQIAEYMIKEGLIK; encoded by the coding sequence ATGAAAGTTGCAATCGTTGGTGCCAGTGGCGCAGTAGGACAAGAGTTTTTAAAAGTGTTGGAAGAAAGAAATTTCCCTTTAGATGAATTGGTTCTTTTCGGATCATCTCGTAGTGCAGGTAAAACCTATACATTCAAGGGCAAAACACTTACTGTAAAAGAGCTAAAACACAACGATGATTTTAAGGGCATTGACATTGCCTTGACTTCTGCTGGTGGAGGAACGTCAAAGGATTTTGCCGAAACCATTACCAAACATGGCACTATCATGATTGATAACTCAAGTGCCTTTCGTATGGATGATGATGTGCCTTTGGTTGTGCCTGAAGTAAATGCAGAGGATTGTAAGAATGCACCTCGAAATATTATAGCCAACCCAAACTGTACAACAATTCAAATGGTTGTTGCATTGAAACCTATCAATGAAATTTCGCATATTAAACAGGTTCACGTTTCAACATATCAAGCATCGAGTGGTGCCGGAGCAAGTGGTATGGCAGAATTAGAAAATCAGATTAAAGCAATTGTTGAAGGGAAAAATATTGATGTATCGGCTTTCCAATATCAATTGGCTATGAATTTGATTCCACAGGTTGATGTTTTTACCGATAACAACTATACCAAAGAAGAGATGAAAATGTTTAACGAAACACGAAAAATAATGCACAGTGATATACGCGTAAGTGCAACTTGTGTTCGTGTTCCAATTCTTCGCGCACATTCAGAATCCATTTGGTTAGAAACTGAAAATGCAATTGCTCCTGAACAAGCACAAGAAGCTTTCCGTAATGCAGATGGAGTTATTTTAATGGATGAACCTCAAGAAAAACAATATCCAATGCCATTATTCCTGGCTGGTAAAGATGAAGTTTTTGTAGGACGTGTACGCGCTGATTTGGCAAATCCGAACGGTTTAGCCTTTTGGTGTGTTTCTGATCAAATTAAAAAAGGTGCTGCATTAAATGCTGTTCAAATTGCAGAATATATGATTAAAGAAGGCTTGATTAAATAA